From Medicago truncatula cultivar Jemalong A17 chromosome 7, MtrunA17r5.0-ANR, whole genome shotgun sequence, a single genomic window includes:
- the LOC25498853 gene encoding mannan endo-1,4-beta-mannosidase 6 isoform X3 → MKKMGMPIIFLFLLLILSSNAVSRVDEEAQKEGQDHVHKPITNYGSETMWDMEEDEWQMVGKKGNQFVVNGQPFYINGFNTYWLMMFAADDSTRGKVTEVFKQASSLGMTVCRTWAFNDGQWRALQKSPSVYDEEVFKALDFVVSEAKKYKIRLILSLANNWEAYGGKAQYVKWGKDAGLNLTSDDDFYTHSTLRSYYKSHVKTVLNRVNTFTNITYKEDPTIFAWELMNEPRCNSDPTGDKLQDWIQEMAFHVKKIDPKHLVEIGLEGFYGPSTPQRLQFNPNTYAQQVGTDFIRNHQVLGVDFASVHMYADSWVSPQIADTHISFVKSWMDAHIEDAEKYLGMPVVFSEFGVSSKDPGYNSTYRDTLISTVYSAVLNSTKKGGSGAGSLLWQVFPEGTDNMDDGYAIVFSKSPSTSSIVTLQSTRLALFNSVCSTRCNWSCKKKKMLEKILYHDEL, encoded by the exons ATGAAGAAAATGGGAAtgcctattatttttttattccttcTTTTGATTCTAAGTTCTAATGCTGTTAGTAGGGTGGATGAAGAGGCACAAAAGGAAGGACAAGATCATGTACATAAACCTATCACAAATTATGG AAGTGAAACAATGTGGGACATGGAAGAGGATGAATGGCAAATGGTAGGGAAGAAAGGAAACCAATTTGTGGTGAATGGTCAGCCTTTCTATATAAATGGATTCAACACATACTGGTTAATGATGTTTGCTGCAGATGACTCCACCAGAGGAAAAGTCACTGAGGTTTTCAAACAAGCATCCTCACTAGGTATGACAGTTTGTAGGACTTGGGCTTTCAATGATGGCCAATGGCGGGCCCTACAAAAATCCCCTTCGGTTTATGACGAAGAAGTCTTCAAG GCCTTGGACTTTGTGGTAAGTGAAGCAAAGAAATACAAAATCAGGCTGATATTATCATTGGCCAACAATTGGGAGGCATATGGTGGAAAAGCACAATATGTGAAATGGGGCAAAGATGCTGGCCTTAACTTGACCTCTGATGATGACTTCTACACACATTCAACCCTTAGAAGCTACTACAAGTCCCACGTTAAG ACTGTGCTCAATAGAGTTAACACATTCACAAATATCACTTATAAGGAAGATCCTACCATTTTTGCTTGGGAACTCATGAATGAGCCTAGATGCAACTCTGATCCCACAGGTGACAAGTTACAG GATTGGATACAAGAAATGGCATTCCATGTGAAGAAAATTGATCCAAAACACCTAGTGGAGATTGGACTAGAAGGATTTTATGGCCCTTCAACACCTCAGAGACTTCAGTTCAATCCAAATACATATGCTCAACAGGTTGGAACTGATTTTATTAGGAACCATCAGGTTCTTGGAGTGGACTTTGCTTCTGTTCACATGTATGCTGACTCTTG GGTTTCACCACAAATTGCTGATACACATATCTCATTTGTAAAATCATGGATGGATGCACACATAGAGGATGCTGAAAAGTATCTTGGAATGCCAGTTGTTTTTTCTGAGTTTGGTGTATCATCCAAGGATCCTGGCTACAACTCAACATATAGAGACACACTAATAAGCACTGTTTACAGCGCAGTCCTAAACTCCACAAAGAAAGGAGGGAGTGGAGCTGGAAGCCTTTTGTGGCAGGTATTTCCTGAAGGAACCGATAATATGGATGACGGCTATGCTATTGTTTTCTCAAAATCTCCTTCCACTTCAAGTATTGTAACCCTTCAATCCACGAGGCTTGCTTTGTTCAACTCGGTGTGTTCTACCAGATGCAATTGGAGttgtaagaagaagaaaatgttggaGAAGATACTCTATCATGATGAACTCTAA
- the LOC25498853 gene encoding mannan endo-1,4-beta-mannosidase 6 isoform X1, which yields MKKIMGICIIFLFLFLILSSNAFSRVDEEAQMEGQDHVHKPITNYGSETMWDMEEDEWQMVGKKGNQFVVNGQPFYINGFNTYWLMMFAADDSTRGKVTEVFKQASSLGMTVCRTWAFNDGQWRALQKSPSVYDEEVFKALDFVVSEAKKYKIRLILSLANNWEAYGGKAQYVKWGKDAGLNLTSDDDFYTHSTLRSYYKSHVKTVLNRVNTFTNITYKEDPTIFAWELMNEPRCNSDPTGDKLQDWIQEMAFHVKKIDPKHLVEIGLEGFYGPSTPQRLQFNPNTYAQQVGTDFIRNHQVLGVDFASVHMYADSWVSPQIADTHISFVKSWMDAHIEDAEKYLGMPVVFSEFGVSSKDPGYNSTYRDTLISTVYSAVLNSTKKGGSGAGSLLWQVFPEGTDNMDDGYAIVFSKSPSTSSIVTLQSTRLALFNSVCSTRCNWSCKKKKMLEKILYHDEL from the exons AAGTGAAACAATGTGGGACATGGAAGAGGATGAATGGCAAATGGTAGGGAAGAAAGGAAACCAATTTGTGGTGAATGGTCAGCCTTTCTATATAAATGGATTCAACACATACTGGTTAATGATGTTTGCTGCAGATGACTCCACCAGAGGAAAAGTCACTGAGGTTTTCAAACAAGCATCCTCACTAGGTATGACAGTTTGTAGGACTTGGGCTTTCAATGATGGCCAATGGCGGGCCCTACAAAAATCCCCTTCGGTTTATGACGAAGAAGTCTTCAAG GCCTTGGACTTTGTGGTAAGTGAAGCAAAGAAATACAAAATCAGGCTGATATTATCATTGGCCAACAATTGGGAGGCATATGGTGGAAAAGCACAATATGTGAAATGGGGCAAAGATGCTGGCCTTAACTTGACCTCTGATGATGACTTCTACACACATTCAACCCTTAGAAGCTACTACAAGTCCCACGTTAAG ACTGTGCTCAATAGAGTTAACACATTCACAAATATCACTTATAAGGAAGATCCTACCATTTTTGCTTGGGAACTCATGAATGAGCCTAGATGCAACTCTGATCCCACAGGTGACAAGTTACAG GATTGGATACAAGAAATGGCATTCCATGTGAAGAAAATTGATCCAAAACACCTAGTGGAGATTGGACTAGAAGGATTTTATGGCCCTTCAACACCTCAGAGACTTCAGTTCAATCCAAATACATATGCTCAACAGGTTGGAACTGATTTTATTAGGAACCATCAGGTTCTTGGAGTGGACTTTGCTTCTGTTCACATGTATGCTGACTCTTG GGTTTCACCACAAATTGCTGATACACATATCTCATTTGTAAAATCATGGATGGATGCACACATAGAGGATGCTGAAAAGTATCTTGGAATGCCAGTTGTTTTTTCTGAGTTTGGTGTATCATCCAAGGATCCTGGCTACAACTCAACATATAGAGACACACTAATAAGCACTGTTTACAGCGCAGTCCTAAACTCCACAAAGAAAGGAGGGAGTGGAGCTGGAAGCCTTTTGTGGCAGGTATTTCCTGAAGGAACCGATAATATGGATGACGGCTATGCTATTGTTTTCTCAAAATCTCCTTCCACTTCAAGTATTGTAACCCTTCAATCCACGAGGCTTGCTTTGTTCAACTCGGTGTGTTCTACCAGATGCAATTGGAGttgtaagaagaagaaaatgttggaGAAGATACTCTATCATGATGAACTCTAA
- the LOC25498844 gene encoding serine/threonine-protein kinase STN8, chloroplastic isoform X2: MASLLSTTTTPTLQHTHNKICFSPLKLTTPLSNSFLTTYLFNKNHSTRCNAFFDIIPKDLLLNNTFYLDKFQSVSEDLSDMQRLEILVFVGLAWFYLTARPGVLIGAIDAYLLAPMQFVLDSLSGRRNLKRSDFLIGGKIGEGSFGVVYSAVLVTKDVKEMMLKSGGGKLDAKSKDKVILKKVKVGIEGAKEFGDYEEWFNYRLSRAAPETCAKFLGSFVADKTNSQFTKGLSISQGDRTLADYMTDKNFPSNLESVMFRNALQGIDSSKRNALIIKQIMRQIITSLKKIHDTGIVHRDVKPSNLVVTKKGQIKLIDFGAATDLRIGKNYVPNYTPLDPDYCPPELYVLPQETQSLPPEPIAALISPILWQLNSPDLFDMYSAGIVLLQIAIPTLRSQAALKNFNLEMRTYGYDLNKWRDSTRMKSNFQILDSDSGRGWDLASKLISKRSSERRRRLSAASALRHPYFLLGGDQAAAVLSKFSFSTK; encoded by the exons ATGGCTTCCTTACTATCTACAACAACTACACCTACACTTCAACATACTCATAATAAAATCTGCTTCTCTCCTCTAAAACTCACCACTCCATTAAGCAATTCTTTCTTAACAACATACCTTTTCAACAAGAATCACTCTACAAGGTGCAATGCATTTTTTGATATTATCCCCAAAGACTTGTTATTGAACAATACATTTTATTTGGATAAGTTTCAGAGTGTGAGTGAGGATTTATCAGACATGCAGAGGTTGGAGATTTTGGTCTTTGTTGGTTTGGCATGGTTTTATCTAACTGCAAGACCAGGTGTTCTTATTGGTGCTATTGATGCATACCTTTTGGCTCCAATGCAATTTGTTTTGGATAGTTTATCTGGAAGGAGAAATTTGAAGAGGAGTGATTTCTTGATTGGTGGTAAGATAGGAGAAGGGTCATTTGGTGTTGTTTATTCTGCTGTTTTGGTAACAAAGGATGTGAAAGAGATGATGCTCAAGAGTGGAGGAGGTAAGTTGGATGCTAAATCTAAGGATAAAGTCATTCTTAAAAAG GTGAAGGTTGGAATTGAAGGAGCTAAAGAATTTGGTGATTATGAAGAGTGGTTCAATTATAGACTCTCAAGAGCAGCTCCTGAAACATGTGCCAAGTTCCTTGGAAGTTTTGTAGCTGATAAAACCAATTCACAATTCACAAAAG GGTTGTCCATATCACAGGGAGACCGCACTCTTGCTGATTATATGACAGATAAAAACTTCCCTTCGAACTTAGAATCTGTCATGTTTCGAAATGCGTTGCAAGGTATAGACTCTTCAAAAAGAAATGCATTGATCATCAAGCAAATAATGCGCCAAATCATTACATCTCTTAAGAAAATTCACGACACTGGCATCGTTCACAGGGATGTAAAGCCTTCCAACTTGGTTGTTACAAAAAAAGGGCAGATTAAACTCATTGATTTTGGTGCAGCAACAGACCTTAGAATTGGAAAGAATTATGTGCCTAATTATACACCTTTGGATCCTGATTACTGTCCTCCTGAACTATATGTTCTACCACAAGAAACACAAAGTCTTCCTCCAGAACCAATTGCAGCTTTAATCTCACCAATCTTGTGGCAG TTAAACAGTCCTGATCTCTTTGATATGTATTCTGCTGGAATTGTACTCTTGCAAATTGCAATACCAACCTTAAGGTCTCAAGCTGCTTTGAAGAATTTCAATTTGGAAATGAGGACATATGGATATGATTTGAACAAATGGAGGGACTCTACTCGCATGAAGTCTAACTTCCAAATCCTTGATAGTGATTCTGGTAGAGGTTGGGACTTAGCATCAAAGCTTATCTCCAAAAGAAGTTCCGAAAGAAGAAGGCGTTTATCTGCTGCTTCTGCTTTGAGGCATCCTTATTTTCTTCTTGGTGGTGATCAGGCAGCTGCAGTTCTTTCTAAATTCAGCTTTAGCACAAAGTGA
- the LOC25498850 gene encoding uncharacterized protein: protein MAASSLTVLSSTGLLSKSLHRPIVCSLLRPFAFYAYRYFKSNPHHLRPVASSAYSSFNTNAMPPLLRPVVASSSSSAYRSSNPKTVADRLSDSSFPHINMYPHSLSSLTVPSAGHISKSLLLPIVFSLLRSIALSSLTVFSANLISKSFLRPIAPSSLTVSSPGLISKSYLYPIVLSVLRPSYRYFKANPHLISPFAPFNTSGMPQNADTNRNGLVSAVFDLFMNQVVFNKKVIRIIQSRYHWRETEDYMLIRMYMPGRFKEDVNINVYQNTLSIKGERGGRESSCTHDLTGRHYKIDQIRARMKCSVLKVVLPKIKDGETTEERNDNNVIIVKVE from the exons ATGGCTGCTTCCTCTCTTACTGTCCTCTCCTCCACCGGTCTCCTCTCAAAGTCTCTCCATCGCCCCATCGTTTGTTCTCTCCTTCGCCCCTTCGCCTTTTACGCTTACCGCTATTTTAAATCCAATCCCCATCACCTTCGCCCCGTTGCCTCTTCCGCTTACAGCTCTTTTAACACCAACGCCATGCCCCCTCTCCTTCGCCCTGTAGTCGCCTCTTCTTCTTCTAGTGCTTACCGCTCTTCTAACCCCAAGACAGTCGCCGATCGTCTCTCCGATAGCTCGTTCCCTCATATAAATATGTATCCCCACTCACTCTCCTCTCTTACCGTCCCGTCTGCCGGTCACATCTCAAAGTCTCTCCTTCTCCCCATCGTCTTTTCTCTCCTTCGCTCCATCGCCCTTTCCTCTCTTACTGTCTTCTCCGCCAATCTCATCTCAAAGTCTTTCCTTCGCCCCATCGCCCCCTCTTCTCTCACAGTCTCCTCCCCCGGTCTCATCTCAAAGTCTTACCTTTACCCCATCGTCTTGTCTGTCCTTCGCCCCTCTTACCGCTATTTTAAAGCCAATCCCCATCTCATTAGCCCCTTCGCCCCTTTTAATACTAGTGGCATGCCTCAGAACGCTGACACTAACCGCAATGGTCTTGTCTCAG cTGTGTTTGATCTGTTCATGAATCAAGTCGTCTTCAACAAAAAGGTGATTCGAATCATTCAAAGCCGCTACCATTGGAGAGAGACAGAGGATTATATGCTTATCCGTATGTATATGCCTGGACGCTTTAAGGAAGATGTGAATATCAACGTGTATCAGAATACTCTTAGCATTAAAGGCGAGAGAGGTGGTCGTGAATCCTCTTGCACGCATGATTTAACTGGGAGACATTACAAGATCGATCAGATTAGAGCTAGGATGAAATGTAGTGTGCTCAAGGTTGTTTTGCCTAAAATAAAGGATGGGGAAACTACGGAGGAAAGGAACGACAATAATGTGATTATTGTCAAGGTTGAATAG
- the LOC25498844 gene encoding serine/threonine-protein kinase STN8, chloroplastic isoform X1: MASLLSTTTTPTLQHTHNKICFSPLKLTTPLSNSFLTTYLFNKNHSTRCNAFFDIIPKDLLLNNTFYLDKFQSVSEDLSDMQRLEILVFVGLAWFYLTARPGVLIGAIDAYLLAPMQFVLDSLSGRRNLKRSDFLIGGKIGEGSFGVVYSAVLVTKDVKEMMLKSGGGKLDAKSKDKVILKKVKVGIEGAKEFGDYEEWFNYRLSRAAPETCAKFLGSFVADKTNSQFTKGGKWLVWKFEGDRTLADYMTDKNFPSNLESVMFRNALQGIDSSKRNALIIKQIMRQIITSLKKIHDTGIVHRDVKPSNLVVTKKGQIKLIDFGAATDLRIGKNYVPNYTPLDPDYCPPELYVLPQETQSLPPEPIAALISPILWQLNSPDLFDMYSAGIVLLQIAIPTLRSQAALKNFNLEMRTYGYDLNKWRDSTRMKSNFQILDSDSGRGWDLASKLISKRSSERRRRLSAASALRHPYFLLGGDQAAAVLSKFSFSTK; the protein is encoded by the exons ATGGCTTCCTTACTATCTACAACAACTACACCTACACTTCAACATACTCATAATAAAATCTGCTTCTCTCCTCTAAAACTCACCACTCCATTAAGCAATTCTTTCTTAACAACATACCTTTTCAACAAGAATCACTCTACAAGGTGCAATGCATTTTTTGATATTATCCCCAAAGACTTGTTATTGAACAATACATTTTATTTGGATAAGTTTCAGAGTGTGAGTGAGGATTTATCAGACATGCAGAGGTTGGAGATTTTGGTCTTTGTTGGTTTGGCATGGTTTTATCTAACTGCAAGACCAGGTGTTCTTATTGGTGCTATTGATGCATACCTTTTGGCTCCAATGCAATTTGTTTTGGATAGTTTATCTGGAAGGAGAAATTTGAAGAGGAGTGATTTCTTGATTGGTGGTAAGATAGGAGAAGGGTCATTTGGTGTTGTTTATTCTGCTGTTTTGGTAACAAAGGATGTGAAAGAGATGATGCTCAAGAGTGGAGGAGGTAAGTTGGATGCTAAATCTAAGGATAAAGTCATTCTTAAAAAG GTGAAGGTTGGAATTGAAGGAGCTAAAGAATTTGGTGATTATGAAGAGTGGTTCAATTATAGACTCTCAAGAGCAGCTCCTGAAACATGTGCCAAGTTCCTTGGAAGTTTTGTAGCTGATAAAACCAATTCACAATTCACAAAAGGTGGAAAATGGCTTGTTTGGAAATTTGAG GGAGACCGCACTCTTGCTGATTATATGACAGATAAAAACTTCCCTTCGAACTTAGAATCTGTCATGTTTCGAAATGCGTTGCAAGGTATAGACTCTTCAAAAAGAAATGCATTGATCATCAAGCAAATAATGCGCCAAATCATTACATCTCTTAAGAAAATTCACGACACTGGCATCGTTCACAGGGATGTAAAGCCTTCCAACTTGGTTGTTACAAAAAAAGGGCAGATTAAACTCATTGATTTTGGTGCAGCAACAGACCTTAGAATTGGAAAGAATTATGTGCCTAATTATACACCTTTGGATCCTGATTACTGTCCTCCTGAACTATATGTTCTACCACAAGAAACACAAAGTCTTCCTCCAGAACCAATTGCAGCTTTAATCTCACCAATCTTGTGGCAG TTAAACAGTCCTGATCTCTTTGATATGTATTCTGCTGGAATTGTACTCTTGCAAATTGCAATACCAACCTTAAGGTCTCAAGCTGCTTTGAAGAATTTCAATTTGGAAATGAGGACATATGGATATGATTTGAACAAATGGAGGGACTCTACTCGCATGAAGTCTAACTTCCAAATCCTTGATAGTGATTCTGGTAGAGGTTGGGACTTAGCATCAAAGCTTATCTCCAAAAGAAGTTCCGAAAGAAGAAGGCGTTTATCTGCTGCTTCTGCTTTGAGGCATCCTTATTTTCTTCTTGGTGGTGATCAGGCAGCTGCAGTTCTTTCTAAATTCAGCTTTAGCACAAAGTGA
- the LOC25498853 gene encoding mannan endo-1,4-beta-mannosidase 6 isoform X4, translating into MKKMGMPIIFLFLLLILSSNAVSRVDEEAQKEGQDHVHKPITNYGETMWDMEEDEWQMVGKKGNQFVVNGQPFYINGFNTYWLMMFAADDSTRGKVTEVFKQASSLGMTVCRTWAFNDGQWRALQKSPSVYDEEVFKALDFVVSEAKKYKIRLILSLANNWEAYGGKAQYVKWGKDAGLNLTSDDDFYTHSTLRSYYKSHVKTVLNRVNTFTNITYKEDPTIFAWELMNEPRCNSDPTGDKLQDWIQEMAFHVKKIDPKHLVEIGLEGFYGPSTPQRLQFNPNTYAQQVGTDFIRNHQVLGVDFASVHMYADSWVSPQIADTHISFVKSWMDAHIEDAEKYLGMPVVFSEFGVSSKDPGYNSTYRDTLISTVYSAVLNSTKKGGSGAGSLLWQVFPEGTDNMDDGYAIVFSKSPSTSSIVTLQSTRLALFNSVCSTRCNWSCKKKKMLEKILYHDEL; encoded by the exons ATGAAGAAAATGGGAAtgcctattatttttttattccttcTTTTGATTCTAAGTTCTAATGCTGTTAGTAGGGTGGATGAAGAGGCACAAAAGGAAGGACAAGATCATGTACATAAACCTATCACAAATTATGG TGAAACAATGTGGGACATGGAAGAGGATGAATGGCAAATGGTAGGGAAGAAAGGAAACCAATTTGTGGTGAATGGTCAGCCTTTCTATATAAATGGATTCAACACATACTGGTTAATGATGTTTGCTGCAGATGACTCCACCAGAGGAAAAGTCACTGAGGTTTTCAAACAAGCATCCTCACTAGGTATGACAGTTTGTAGGACTTGGGCTTTCAATGATGGCCAATGGCGGGCCCTACAAAAATCCCCTTCGGTTTATGACGAAGAAGTCTTCAAG GCCTTGGACTTTGTGGTAAGTGAAGCAAAGAAATACAAAATCAGGCTGATATTATCATTGGCCAACAATTGGGAGGCATATGGTGGAAAAGCACAATATGTGAAATGGGGCAAAGATGCTGGCCTTAACTTGACCTCTGATGATGACTTCTACACACATTCAACCCTTAGAAGCTACTACAAGTCCCACGTTAAG ACTGTGCTCAATAGAGTTAACACATTCACAAATATCACTTATAAGGAAGATCCTACCATTTTTGCTTGGGAACTCATGAATGAGCCTAGATGCAACTCTGATCCCACAGGTGACAAGTTACAG GATTGGATACAAGAAATGGCATTCCATGTGAAGAAAATTGATCCAAAACACCTAGTGGAGATTGGACTAGAAGGATTTTATGGCCCTTCAACACCTCAGAGACTTCAGTTCAATCCAAATACATATGCTCAACAGGTTGGAACTGATTTTATTAGGAACCATCAGGTTCTTGGAGTGGACTTTGCTTCTGTTCACATGTATGCTGACTCTTG GGTTTCACCACAAATTGCTGATACACATATCTCATTTGTAAAATCATGGATGGATGCACACATAGAGGATGCTGAAAAGTATCTTGGAATGCCAGTTGTTTTTTCTGAGTTTGGTGTATCATCCAAGGATCCTGGCTACAACTCAACATATAGAGACACACTAATAAGCACTGTTTACAGCGCAGTCCTAAACTCCACAAAGAAAGGAGGGAGTGGAGCTGGAAGCCTTTTGTGGCAGGTATTTCCTGAAGGAACCGATAATATGGATGACGGCTATGCTATTGTTTTCTCAAAATCTCCTTCCACTTCAAGTATTGTAACCCTTCAATCCACGAGGCTTGCTTTGTTCAACTCGGTGTGTTCTACCAGATGCAATTGGAGttgtaagaagaagaaaatgttggaGAAGATACTCTATCATGATGAACTCTAA